Within Kineococcus endophyticus, the genomic segment CGACTCCAGCGTCGACGCGACCGCGGGCTACCAGGAGGTCTTCTCCTACCAGCCCATGGCCTTCCAGCGCCGCTTCGACGTCGACTTCGCGCCGTGGGCCGCCGCGGGGAACGCCACGTTCGGGCTCGGGGCGACGGGGGAGGACGTCGGCGCGACGTACGAGCGACTGCGCGCCGAGCTGGCCGCCCGGCCGCTGCAGCTGCTGCCCGGGCTGGCCGTGGACGGCAACCTGCTGGACGCGCTCGCGATGCAGTCGATGTACGGGAAGGCGTCGTTCCCGCAGCTCGCGTGGATCCTCAGCGGGCTGCAGGTCGTCGAGGCCTTCCGCGCCGGCCCCGCGGGGTCCGCCGCCGCGCCGGCCGCCCTGACGGGTCGCCTCGCCGACCTGGTCCGCCAGCTCGCCCCCGCCGCCGACCGGCCGTCGGCGACGGAGTCGATGGCCGCGACCTTCGCGGCGACCACCTGCAACGACAGCCCCTGGACCACCGACCAGGCGTTCTGGGACGCCTACGGGAACGAGCAGGGCGAGCGGTACCCGCTCGTCGGCTACACGAAGTCCAGCCAGGTGTGCGCCTACTGGCAGCGCGACGGTCTCGTGCTCCCGACGGTGGACGGGGCCGACCTGCCGCCGCTGCTCATCGTCCAGTCCCGCCGCGACCCGGCGACCGCCTACGAGGGCGCGGTGAAGACGCACGAGGCGATGGGGTCCTCCGTGCTCGTGACGGTCGAGGACGAGGGTGACCACGGCCTCTACGGCATGGGCAACCCGTGCGTCGACGACGTCGTCGGCCGGTTCCTCACCGAGGGCACCGCGCCCGACGGCGATGTCACCTGCGAGGGCGTGGGCCTGCCGCCCGTGGCCGGTTCCCAGGGCGAGGGTGTCGTCGCGAAGGTCCTGCGGGCGGCGCGCTCGGGAACGGCGTCGTGACGGCGTGAGCCCCGGGTCCGGTGATGGGTGAGGATGACCCGGTGAGGTCGATCCCGTGAGCACCACCCGCCTGCCCGCCCCGGCCCTCGGGGACGGTGTGACCGACGAGGAGCGCCGGTCCGCGCTGCGCCGCATGCGACTGCTGGCCACCGGACTGCTCGTCGTCGCCG encodes:
- a CDS encoding alpha/beta hydrolase, which gives rise to MHHRRRVVRRAGAATVGVLALTGPLLVASPASGAPAPSPLGTTRPATVAAADAEFLARTPERFRDQQLAWAPCSREQVGLLASLTGGLECAQVAVPRDWNEPEAGEPLQVTISREPRQGPRPERTVITNPGGPGGAGLSLATLGSAVPGLADTEVVGLDVRGTGASSALTCGSAFVGETPPDYRDRSPEALALAAKIVQGAAQACAQDPLAPVVNTQQTVFDIDLVRDALDRETIDWVGYSGGTWLGAQFATHLPGRVGRFVLDSSVDATAGYQEVFSYQPMAFQRRFDVDFAPWAAAGNATFGLGATGEDVGATYERLRAELAARPLQLLPGLAVDGNLLDALAMQSMYGKASFPQLAWILSGLQVVEAFRAGPAGSAAAPAALTGRLADLVRQLAPAADRPSATESMAATFAATTCNDSPWTTDQAFWDAYGNEQGERYPLVGYTKSSQVCAYWQRDGLVLPTVDGADLPPLLIVQSRRDPATAYEGAVKTHEAMGSSVLVTVEDEGDHGLYGMGNPCVDDVVGRFLTEGTAPDGDVTCEGVGLPPVAGSQGEGVVAKVLRAARSGTAS